A DNA window from Paenibacillus segetis contains the following coding sequences:
- a CDS encoding class I SAM-dependent methyltransferase — MKQNKYDDSNFFSAYKQMPRSTKGLEGAGEWHVLKALLPELRNKSVLDLGCGFGWHCRYAREQQASSVIGVDISEKMLQTAAELTDDPAITYTQMPIEDIEFANSQFDVVISSLAFHYIESFEAICQKVYDCLQPGGSFIFSVEHPIFTSRNEQDWFVDDQGNRLHWPVDHYQSEGLRQTTFLTDNVIKYHRTISTYMNNLIETGFTIKAVKEPIPSDEMLQSDPLMKDENRRPMFLILSAVK; from the coding sequence ATGAAACAGAACAAATACGATGATTCCAATTTTTTCTCTGCCTATAAACAAATGCCCCGCTCAACCAAAGGACTAGAGGGTGCAGGCGAATGGCATGTACTAAAGGCATTACTTCCTGAGTTGCGGAATAAAAGCGTGCTGGATCTTGGCTGCGGTTTTGGCTGGCATTGCCGATATGCCCGTGAGCAGCAGGCAAGCTCGGTGATAGGCGTAGATATTTCCGAAAAAATGCTGCAAACCGCTGCAGAGCTAACCGATGATCCAGCAATTACGTATACACAAATGCCGATTGAAGATATTGAATTCGCCAACTCACAATTTGATGTGGTCATCAGTTCATTGGCTTTTCATTATATCGAATCGTTTGAGGCCATCTGCCAAAAGGTCTATGACTGCCTACAGCCTGGCGGATCCTTCATCTTCTCAGTTGAGCATCCTATCTTTACTTCTCGCAATGAACAAGACTGGTTTGTCGATGATCAAGGCAACCGCCTACATTGGCCTGTAGATCATTATCAATCCGAGGGATTACGCCAAACCACCTTCTTAACCGATAACGTGATTAAATATCACCGTACCATTTCAACCTACATGAATAACTTAATTGAGACCGGATTCACCATAAAAGCCGTTAAAGAGCCGATACCTTCCGATGAGATGTTACAGAGTGATCCCCTAATGAAAGATGAGAATCGCAGACCTATGTTCCTCATCCTCTCCGCGGTAAAATAG
- a CDS encoding sensor domain-containing diguanylate cyclase encodes MDERLQYAPCGYVSITHEGEIMDVNHTFLDIMGYSREDLVQQHFESIMSTANKLIFHTYFYPFINLNGHVEEMFISLRDRKGLAIPFLLNGRRFEKEGVEIIDCILMQMGKRIDYEVEIRTAKRQIEEAYWEKDQALEELQQLHAEIEQKQQELMDLNADLLKLSVTDKLTGLNNRRFFEDKLAEQIALYGKIQQPFSLYIIDIDHFKKVNDTWGHPIGDLVLVRLAEILQSHVRSEDMVARLGGEEFVLILPNLDAAESKRRAEDLRLAVERATWETGDITVSIGIATYSPMDSDASILKKADLALYASKENGRNRITHIMDL; translated from the coding sequence ATGGATGAGCGTTTGCAATATGCCCCATGTGGGTATGTTTCTATAACACATGAAGGAGAGATCATGGATGTAAATCATACCTTCCTTGATATTATGGGATATTCACGGGAAGATTTGGTGCAGCAACATTTTGAATCTATCATGTCTACGGCTAATAAGCTCATTTTCCATACTTATTTCTACCCTTTTATCAATCTAAATGGACATGTAGAAGAAATGTTTATAAGTTTGAGAGATCGTAAAGGTTTGGCGATTCCTTTCTTGCTTAATGGTAGAAGGTTTGAGAAGGAAGGCGTGGAGATTATTGATTGCATATTGATGCAGATGGGCAAACGGATTGATTATGAGGTTGAAATTCGGACGGCGAAGCGGCAAATAGAAGAGGCCTATTGGGAAAAAGACCAAGCGCTCGAAGAGTTGCAACAACTCCATGCCGAGATTGAACAGAAGCAGCAAGAGTTGATGGATTTAAATGCGGATTTATTAAAACTATCTGTTACGGATAAGCTTACGGGCTTGAACAATAGAAGATTTTTCGAGGATAAGCTAGCAGAACAGATCGCCTTATATGGCAAGATTCAACAGCCCTTTTCACTGTATATTATAGACATAGACCATTTCAAAAAAGTGAATGACACGTGGGGACATCCCATTGGCGATCTAGTATTAGTGAGACTAGCGGAGATTTTGCAATCGCATGTCCGTAGCGAAGATATGGTTGCTAGGTTAGGGGGAGAAGAGTTTGTGCTGATCTTACCTAACTTAGATGCTGCTGAGTCCAAGCGAAGAGCCGAGGATTTGCGCCTTGCTGTAGAGAGGGCTACCTGGGAGACGGGAGACATCACGGTGAGTATTGGCATAGCAACGTATTCCCCAATGGATTCGGATGCAAGCATCCTGAAAAAAGCCGATTTAGCACTGTACGCTTCTAAAGAAAATGGAAGAAATCGCATAACACATATCATGGATTTGTGA
- a CDS encoding aldo/keto reductase gives MVQNLQDTTTLHNGIQMPWFGLGVFKVEEGAELVEAVKAAIKHGYRSIDTAAIYGNEQGVGEGIKQAMLENNIPREDLFVTSKVWNADLGYESTLAAYEASLSKLGLEYLDLYLIHWPVEGKFQEAWRALETLYKEGRVKAIGVSNFQIHHIVELMKTATIKPMVNQVEFHPRLTQTKLMGFCKEQGIQMEAWSPLMQGQLLDQPILKEIADKHNKSIAQVILRWDLQHGVVTIPKSTKEHRIIENAALFDFELSPEDMAQIDGLNQDLRVGPDPDNFDF, from the coding sequence ATCGTACAAAACTTACAAGACACAACAACATTACACAATGGTATTCAAATGCCGTGGTTTGGGCTCGGCGTATTTAAAGTAGAGGAAGGTGCGGAGCTAGTCGAGGCTGTTAAAGCAGCAATCAAACATGGTTATCGCAGTATCGACACCGCCGCTATTTATGGCAATGAACAGGGTGTTGGAGAAGGCATTAAACAAGCCATGCTTGAGAACAATATCCCAAGAGAAGATCTCTTTGTGACTTCAAAAGTTTGGAATGCTGATCTAGGATACGAATCCACACTAGCAGCCTACGAGGCAAGTCTCAGCAAACTCGGTCTGGAGTATCTGGACCTATATCTGATTCATTGGCCTGTAGAAGGTAAATTTCAAGAAGCATGGAGAGCTTTGGAGACCTTATATAAAGAGGGTCGTGTAAAAGCCATTGGGGTAAGCAATTTCCAAATCCATCACATCGTTGAATTGATGAAGACAGCTACAATTAAACCGATGGTGAACCAAGTGGAATTCCACCCACGATTAACTCAAACCAAGCTGATGGGTTTCTGCAAAGAACAGGGGATTCAAATGGAAGCATGGTCTCCTTTGATGCAAGGTCAGCTGCTCGATCAGCCTATCCTCAAAGAAATTGCCGATAAGCATAATAAATCGATTGCTCAAGTGATTTTGCGTTGGGATCTGCAACACGGTGTTGTAACGATTCCAAAGTCTACAAAAGAGCATCGGATTATCGAAAATGCGGCACTGTTTGATTTTGAGCTCTCACCAGAAGATATGGCTCAGATTGATGGTTTGAACCAAGATCTTCGCGTTGGCCCGGATCCGGACAACTTTGATTTTTAA
- a CDS encoding glycoside hydrolase family 19 protein yields the protein MKRRKLTSTKLMRVSITLLSALLVFAPMEAVTTNVSASEVQQQASLTASPWVSTQVYVGGNEVSYNNNVYRAKWWTQGDVPGTGDPSSSPWLLLGPDTGGVEDLIPPTAPTNLVSTGQTADTITLSWGAATDNIAVAGYDIYRNEIKVGSSANASTLTYTDTGLQQDTAYTYYVKARDAKNNTTASQAISVRTTLGELAPGQSRVLTDQQIISSWGGIDPQFSPTNAVAAVQSALPQSEYEALFPMRIGSSAWHTFAADKPYYKPGQTDYYSYNNLIAAVTDVANIKYKLEYRQGATWNTRVFRLDKTTKKETLIMQNADFNASWNLSVPIISKTVDFGSFIKEGSTVDRKRELAAFLANIAHETGGGWATAPGGELSWGLYWNEEVGYINSTNIGYVQSDTNFPPVAGKSYHGRGPIQLSWNYNYGLISGIIYGTKDTLLQQPELITSEGKLGFMTAMLFWMTPQPPKPSAHDVMVGNWTPSAAEISKGLTPPGFGVTIMIINGSFEGNKDETDYRVGRRVGHYRDITTKMGVNITGEKLNTLGMSPF from the coding sequence ATGAAACGACGTAAATTGACAAGTACCAAGTTAATGCGCGTAAGCATCACTCTACTATCTGCCTTATTAGTATTCGCACCTATGGAAGCGGTTACAACAAATGTATCTGCAAGTGAAGTACAACAGCAAGCTTCTCTAACTGCCTCACCTTGGGTATCTACTCAAGTCTATGTGGGCGGCAATGAAGTCAGCTACAACAACAATGTGTATAGAGCCAAATGGTGGACACAAGGCGATGTACCCGGTACGGGGGATCCATCAAGTTCACCTTGGCTGCTACTTGGCCCAGATACAGGCGGCGTTGAAGACCTGATCCCTCCAACAGCTCCGACTAATCTTGTATCGACAGGGCAAACTGCTGACACCATCACATTATCTTGGGGGGCCGCAACAGACAACATTGCTGTAGCAGGCTATGACATTTACCGTAACGAGATCAAGGTGGGTTCCTCTGCTAATGCCTCCACACTGACATACACCGACACAGGTTTACAACAGGATACCGCATATACTTATTACGTAAAAGCAAGAGATGCCAAGAATAACACGACAGCAAGCCAGGCGATCAGCGTGAGAACGACCTTAGGTGAATTAGCTCCTGGTCAAAGCCGGGTATTAACCGATCAGCAAATTATATCGTCATGGGGCGGTATCGATCCGCAATTCTCACCAACTAATGCAGTTGCAGCCGTACAAAGTGCACTACCACAAAGTGAATACGAAGCGCTATTCCCCATGCGTATCGGTTCGTCAGCATGGCATACATTTGCTGCAGACAAGCCGTATTACAAGCCGGGCCAAACAGACTATTATTCGTACAACAACTTGATCGCTGCCGTAACCGATGTGGCCAATATCAAATACAAGCTAGAATATCGGCAAGGAGCTACTTGGAACACTCGTGTATTCAGATTAGACAAGACAACGAAGAAAGAAACGCTCATTATGCAAAATGCCGACTTTAACGCTTCGTGGAATTTAAGCGTTCCGATCATCTCCAAAACCGTTGATTTTGGTTCATTTATTAAAGAAGGCTCTACGGTCGACCGCAAGCGTGAACTGGCGGCATTCCTCGCCAATATCGCTCATGAAACAGGTGGAGGTTGGGCGACAGCGCCTGGCGGCGAGCTTAGTTGGGGTCTCTATTGGAATGAAGAAGTAGGATACATTAACTCTACCAACATTGGTTACGTTCAGTCCGATACGAACTTCCCACCCGTTGCAGGCAAATCGTATCATGGACGTGGGCCGATTCAATTGAGCTGGAACTACAATTATGGCTTAATTAGCGGAATTATTTATGGAACTAAAGATACCTTGCTTCAACAACCGGAGCTTATTACGAGTGAAGGTAAATTAGGCTTCATGACGGCTATGCTATTCTGGATGACACCACAGCCACCAAAACCATCGGCTCACGATGTCATGGTCGGAAATTGGACGCCTTCAGCAGCAGAAATATCCAAGGGATTAACCCCTCCAGGGTTTGGTGTCACCATCATGATCATCAATGGCAGTTTTGAAGGAAACAAAGACGAAACCGACTATCGAGTCGGCCGCCGCGTTGGTCATTATCGTGATATTACAACAAAAATGGGGGTCAATATTACAGGGGAGAAATTAAACACTCTCGGCATGAGTCCGTTCTAG
- a CDS encoding alpha/beta fold hydrolase, giving the protein MSDIVVRNHVKVIGEGQRTIIFGHGFGCDQSMWQYIVPSFKEKYRIILFDYVGSGHSDISAYRSDKYSSLHGYVQDVLDIIEALELKDIIFIGHSVSSMIGMLASIERPEDFDKLIMVGPSPRYLNEGDDYFGGFEKSDITELLDMMEMNFAGWASFMAPLAMNNPDPMLSQELERSFSSVDPVIAREFAKATFLSDHRNDLAKVTVPTLIMQCSDDSIVPIKVGEYLHEHLKNSTLRLMKAKGHYPHISHPEETITLINEYLQAV; this is encoded by the coding sequence ATGAGCGATATTGTTGTACGAAATCATGTAAAAGTAATTGGAGAAGGGCAACGTACAATTATCTTTGGCCATGGATTTGGATGTGACCAAAGCATGTGGCAATATATCGTGCCCTCATTTAAGGAGAAGTATCGCATCATTCTTTTTGACTATGTTGGCTCAGGTCATTCAGATATAAGCGCATATCGATCAGACAAATATAGTTCACTACACGGTTATGTTCAGGATGTATTGGACATTATTGAGGCCTTAGAGCTCAAAGATATTATCTTCATTGGCCACTCTGTCAGCTCCATGATAGGCATGCTGGCCTCGATCGAGCGCCCAGAGGATTTCGATAAATTGATTATGGTTGGACCTTCACCGCGTTATTTAAATGAGGGTGATGATTATTTCGGTGGCTTTGAGAAAAGTGATATTACAGAACTACTAGATATGATGGAGATGAATTTCGCAGGTTGGGCTAGTTTTATGGCTCCACTGGCGATGAATAATCCAGATCCTATGTTATCGCAGGAACTGGAACGAAGCTTTAGCTCAGTAGATCCTGTTATTGCTAGAGAATTTGCTAAAGCAACCTTCCTATCCGATCATCGGAATGACTTAGCAAAAGTCACCGTTCCTACACTCATCATGCAATGTTCGGATGACAGTATCGTCCCTATAAAAGTAGGCGAATACTTACATGAGCACTTGAAGAATAGTACGTTACGATTAATGAAAGCCAAAGGTCATTATCCACATATCAGTCATCCAGAGGAGACGATCACTCTCATTAATGAATATCTGCAAGCAGTATGA